In one Candidatus Nitronereus thalassa genomic region, the following are encoded:
- a CDS encoding formylglycine-generating enzyme family protein: MAIKRMRRCLWIFILLGLVIDPFTSSALQDSTTPPPELENHLQAIAKLAQPSPMIHIPEGRFLMGTVRKDDDPFGLETQYDDTEFPQRQIWLDAYLIDRDEVSMAEYLAFLNQQSLPVPDKLRHLIWHLIDVHALPDYVMARWPAMYMDWKEADQFCKIHHKRLPTEAEWEKAARGTEGNLFPWGSQVPNADLAVSGLYHVHQIPLVAAVDSFEEGRSPYGLSHMAGNVREWVNDWFGPDYYPHMPERNPQGPEVGRYKSVRGGSWRSRSQLLRTATRNGAIPTKRSPNVGFRCAQSVNDK, encoded by the coding sequence ATGGCTATTAAACGCATGAGAAGGTGTTTGTGGATATTTATATTATTGGGATTGGTGATTGACCCCTTTACTTCCTCTGCCCTCCAAGACAGTACTACTCCTCCGCCGGAATTAGAAAATCATCTTCAAGCCATTGCCAAACTAGCGCAACCGTCGCCCATGATTCACATTCCGGAAGGCCGCTTTCTTATGGGAACCGTGCGAAAGGATGATGATCCTTTTGGGTTGGAAACTCAGTATGACGACACAGAATTTCCCCAGCGACAAATCTGGCTTGATGCCTACTTGATCGATCGCGATGAGGTCAGTATGGCAGAGTATTTGGCGTTTTTGAACCAACAAAGCCTTCCAGTGCCGGATAAACTTCGCCACCTCATTTGGCATTTAATCGATGTCCATGCACTTCCAGATTATGTCATGGCGCGATGGCCAGCCATGTACATGGATTGGAAAGAGGCTGATCAATTTTGCAAAATCCACCATAAACGATTACCCACCGAAGCCGAATGGGAAAAAGCCGCCCGCGGGACGGAGGGAAATTTATTTCCCTGGGGCAGCCAAGTCCCTAATGCGGATTTGGCTGTCTCGGGCTTGTATCATGTGCATCAAATACCCCTCGTGGCAGCCGTAGATAGTTTTGAGGAGGGCCGCAGTCCCTATGGTCTAAGTCATATGGCGGGTAATGTGCGGGAATGGGTGAATGATTGGTTCGGTCCAGATTATTATCCGCATATGCCTGAACGAAATCCTCAAGGTCCGGAGGTTGGGCGATATAAAAGTGTACGAGGGGGATCGTGGCGGAGTCGATCTCAGCTCCTTCGAACCGCAACCCGTAATGGTGCCATACCAACAAAACGGTCACCGAATGTCGGGTTTCGTTGTGCCCAGTCCGTGAATGATAAATAG
- a CDS encoding transglutaminase family protein → MALHVALNHQTHYIYDRRVSMGPQVIRLRPAPHSRTPIVSYALKIEPKGYFLNWQQDPHGNYLARVVFPNPVKEFHIEVDLVADMVVHNPFDFFLEPHAETVPFEYDEVLEKDLRAYLETSASGPKVDAWVRQWKSISEERTVDFLVRLNQALQSQIQYIVRMEPGVQTPDETLMLGNGSCRDSGWLLVQILRQLGFAARFVSGYLIQLTPDEKSLDGPAGPEQDFTDLHAWAEAYLPGAGWIGMDPTSGLLAGEGHIPLAATPHPGSAAPLSGDVEPCTTDFSYAMSVQRILETPRVTKPYSAEQWHAINQCGQQLEQELVANDVRITIGGEPTFVAMDFPDAAEWNTEAMGPTKRKLATDLIFKLRDRFAPGGLVHFGQGKWYPGEQLPRWAFALYWREDGIPLWKDETLIAGMRAPGRGTLKEAEMLIEGIARRVEVTSEAITPAYEDPWHFLKEERKLPENLDPATNKLDDPMARTRLAQVFERGLGKPKGFVLPIQRWNARDGSRRWHSQPWSTRSKHLFLVPGDSPIGFRLPYSSLPHLDPREYPYIVPTDPFEERGQLPEVEPKRQPFLRGSQGQGEFPQQVMGQTGKDGSGQPVRAALTVESRDDQLWVFLPPVEMVEDYLDLVAAIEDTAAEMHHPVHLEGYTPPHDPRIKVLKVTPDPGVLEVNVQPAGSWSEMVDITMGLYEDAKASRLETEKFMLDGRHIGTCGGNHMVLGGATPKDSPFLRRPDLLRSLVAFWQRHPALSYVFSGLFIGPTSQAPRIDEARHDSLHELELAFQQVPLPGNGARPPAPWLVDRLFRNLLTDVTGNTHRTEICIDKLYSPDGPTGRLGLVEFRAFEMPPHAHMSLVQQLLLLAIAARFWKQPDEGKLVRWGTQLHDRFMLPHFLEEDLWDVLDDLNQQGYPIEKEWFAPHLEFRFPSYGEVSHGSLKLELRLALEPWHVLGEEGAPGGTVRYVDSSVERVQVRVSGITDSRYVVACNGHRVPLISTGRQGEAVGAVRYRAWQPPTCLHPTIGVHSPLVFDVYDTWSQRAVAGCTYHVAHPGGRNFEDYPINAYAAESRRLSRFFPFGHTGGSYAEPQDETRPEFPCTLDLRWTSSGG, encoded by the coding sequence ATGGCGTTGCACGTCGCACTCAATCATCAAACCCATTACATCTATGATCGTCGGGTTTCCATGGGCCCTCAGGTCATTCGTTTAAGACCAGCCCCTCATAGTCGCACCCCGATAGTGAGTTACGCCTTAAAAATAGAACCCAAGGGGTACTTTTTGAATTGGCAACAAGATCCACATGGCAACTATCTCGCGCGGGTGGTGTTCCCGAACCCAGTAAAAGAATTCCACATTGAAGTCGATTTGGTGGCCGACATGGTCGTTCATAACCCCTTTGACTTTTTTCTTGAGCCGCATGCGGAAACTGTACCTTTTGAGTACGATGAGGTCTTAGAAAAGGACTTGCGCGCCTACCTAGAAACCAGTGCGTCTGGTCCCAAAGTAGACGCATGGGTGCGCCAATGGAAATCTATCTCGGAAGAGCGGACCGTCGATTTCCTCGTTCGCCTCAATCAAGCGCTTCAATCGCAAATTCAATATATCGTTCGGATGGAACCCGGCGTCCAAACGCCGGACGAAACCTTGATGCTGGGAAATGGCTCTTGTCGTGATTCTGGCTGGCTGTTGGTGCAAATTCTGAGACAGCTGGGGTTTGCTGCCCGTTTCGTTTCCGGATACTTAATTCAACTTACTCCCGACGAAAAATCATTGGATGGTCCTGCTGGTCCCGAACAAGATTTTACGGATCTCCATGCCTGGGCTGAAGCGTATTTGCCAGGTGCCGGGTGGATTGGAATGGATCCGACGTCAGGTCTGTTGGCTGGCGAAGGACACATTCCCTTGGCGGCCACTCCGCACCCTGGGAGCGCAGCCCCACTGAGTGGAGATGTGGAGCCATGCACGACAGACTTCTCCTACGCCATGAGCGTGCAGCGAATTTTAGAAACGCCTCGTGTGACCAAGCCGTATTCAGCAGAGCAATGGCATGCGATCAATCAATGTGGCCAACAGCTGGAACAAGAATTAGTAGCGAATGATGTACGGATCACGATTGGCGGGGAGCCAACATTTGTGGCCATGGATTTCCCGGATGCCGCGGAATGGAATACCGAGGCTATGGGGCCTACGAAACGGAAGTTGGCCACGGATCTTATTTTCAAATTGCGGGATCGGTTCGCGCCAGGGGGCTTGGTTCATTTTGGTCAAGGGAAATGGTACCCCGGAGAACAACTGCCGCGTTGGGCGTTTGCTTTGTATTGGCGAGAAGACGGCATCCCTCTGTGGAAGGATGAAACTCTGATTGCTGGCATGCGGGCTCCTGGACGTGGGACGCTAAAGGAAGCGGAAATGTTGATTGAGGGTATTGCTCGCCGAGTGGAAGTGACGTCCGAAGCAATTACTCCGGCGTATGAAGATCCCTGGCATTTCCTTAAAGAAGAACGAAAACTTCCAGAGAATCTTGATCCTGCTACCAATAAACTGGATGACCCCATGGCGCGTACCCGCCTGGCCCAAGTCTTTGAACGAGGATTAGGTAAGCCCAAAGGATTTGTGTTGCCTATTCAGCGATGGAATGCGCGGGATGGCAGCCGTCGGTGGCATTCCCAGCCATGGAGCACTCGGTCGAAGCATCTATTTTTGGTTCCCGGAGATTCGCCAATTGGGTTTCGATTGCCGTACTCTTCCTTGCCGCATTTAGATCCCAGGGAGTATCCCTATATTGTCCCCACTGATCCCTTTGAGGAACGAGGCCAATTGCCTGAGGTTGAACCCAAACGTCAACCGTTCTTGCGCGGTAGCCAGGGACAAGGAGAATTTCCTCAACAGGTGATGGGTCAAACAGGCAAGGATGGTTCTGGTCAACCAGTGCGTGCCGCATTAACGGTGGAGTCCCGCGACGACCAGTTGTGGGTATTTCTCCCACCTGTGGAAATGGTGGAAGATTATTTGGACTTAGTGGCTGCGATTGAAGATACAGCCGCGGAAATGCATCACCCTGTGCACCTCGAAGGATATACCCCTCCTCATGATCCACGAATTAAAGTCCTTAAAGTGACTCCGGACCCTGGCGTGTTAGAAGTGAATGTGCAGCCCGCCGGGAGCTGGTCGGAAATGGTGGACATCACCATGGGGCTGTACGAAGATGCCAAGGCGAGCCGTTTGGAAACCGAAAAATTCATGCTAGACGGCCGTCATATCGGAACGTGTGGTGGCAATCATATGGTGTTAGGGGGGGCGACTCCGAAAGACAGTCCGTTTTTGCGTCGACCAGATTTGCTACGAAGTTTGGTTGCATTTTGGCAGCGGCATCCTGCCTTATCCTATGTGTTCTCCGGATTGTTTATCGGACCCACCAGTCAAGCTCCTCGAATTGATGAAGCGCGTCATGATTCTCTGCATGAATTAGAGTTGGCCTTTCAGCAAGTGCCTTTGCCGGGGAATGGGGCAAGGCCTCCCGCGCCGTGGCTTGTGGATCGCCTGTTTCGGAATCTTTTGACGGATGTCACTGGCAATACACATCGAACAGAAATCTGCATCGATAAGCTATATTCACCCGATGGTCCTACCGGACGTTTAGGGTTGGTGGAATTTCGCGCGTTTGAAATGCCGCCCCATGCGCACATGAGTCTCGTTCAACAATTATTACTGTTGGCGATTGCCGCTAGGTTTTGGAAACAACCGGATGAAGGGAAGTTGGTTCGTTGGGGAACGCAATTACATGACCGGTTTATGTTGCCTCATTTTTTAGAGGAAGATCTCTGGGATGTGCTCGATGACTTGAACCAGCAGGGCTATCCTATCGAAAAAGAATGGTTTGCCCCACATTTGGAATTCCGATTTCCTTCCTATGGCGAGGTATCTCATGGCAGCCTGAAGTTGGAATTACGACTTGCGTTGGAACCCTGGCATGTTCTAGGGGAAGAAGGCGCTCCCGGTGGAACCGTGCGTTATGTGGATTCGTCTGTCGAACGAGTCCAGGTGAGAGTCTCGGGAATCACGGATTCTCGGTATGTGGTGGCTTGTAATGGACATCGAGTTCCATTGATTTCCACGGGAAGGCAAGGGGAGGCCGTGGGAGCCGTGCGGTATCGAGCCTGGCAGCCTCCGACCTGTCTGCATCCCACGATTGGAGTTCATTCCCCTTTGGTGTTTGATGTATATGACACATGGTCGCAACGCGCGGTAGCAGGCTGTACGTATCATGTGGCGCATCCAGGCGGGCGAAATTTTGAGGACTATCCAATCAATGCCTACGCCGCTGAAAGCCGCCGTCTGTCTAGATTTTTTCCATTTGGGCATACCGGTGGGTCCTATGCTGAACCTCAGGATGAAACACGGCCAGAATTTCCCTGTACGTTGGATTTACGGTGGACATCGAGTGGTGGGTGA